In Cryptomeria japonica chromosome 10, Sugi_1.0, whole genome shotgun sequence, a genomic segment contains:
- the LOC131859226 gene encoding G-type lectin S-receptor-like serine/threonine-protein kinase At1g34300 gives MPDIKRGGSNKYWMLGTAQNNHGNPRARISVLDFTPVKRRDSVVGISFANINDSTLVWTAGFNGGIEVGEGGSFALQSDGKLVLSNGTQILWQTNISSLGVASADMQDDGNFVLQNSGSFTVWDTFANPTDTLVVNQNFTVNQSLRSGPYTFTLQPSGNFTLKWNNYITYLNVGTPLATTASLTGQGIFKLSNSSNDEIWVSRSVDYTDNSITVRRMKLESNGNLRSYGWITSLGIWELGWSAVEDQCQVYGWCGNFGVCVYNDTGPYCKCPSAEFDQIDPNDASKGCRRQQDIAQCPNNHSMLQLDHTKFLSYPPESESSNSEIYYFGYADCWQNCLKDPNCTVSTIMADGTGTCREKYSNFTSAYQSVSIPATSFVKVCGRGQPLIQALPPVSIVNESKVPTTGILILIIINSFVIKFCNSFISN, from the exons ATGCCAGATATAAAAAGAGGTGGATCAAACAAGTATTGGATGCTTGGAACT GCCCAGAACAATCATGGCAATCCCAGGGCAAGAATTTCAGTTTTGGATTTCACCCCAGTGAAAAGAAGGGACTCTGTTGTGGGAATCAGCTTTGCTAACATCAATGATTCAACTCTGGTATGGACTGCGGGCTTCAATGGCGGAATTGAAGTGGGAGAAGGAGGTTCCTTCGCTTTACAGAGTGATGGCAAACTAGTTTTAAGCAATGGGACACAAATACTTTGGCAGACAAACATATCAAGTCTAGGCGTGGCATCTGCAGATATGCAAGATGATGGGAACTTTGTCCTGCAAAACAGTGGTTCATTCACAGTTTGGGACACCTTTGCGAATCCTACTGATACTCTGGTGGTCAATCAAAACTTCACTGTGAATCAAAGCCTGCGATCGGGTCCGTATACATTCACCTTGCAGCCCAGCGGAAATTTCACACTGAAATGGAACAACTATATCACGTACTTGAATGTGGGTACTCCACTAGCTACCACAGCATCTCTCACCGGACAAGGAATTTTCAAGCTCTCCAATTCTTCAAATGATGAGATATGGGTGTCTCGGAGTGTAGATTATACGGACAATTCTATCACGGTGCGAAGAATGAAGCTGGAATCAAATGGGAATTTAAGGTCCTATGGATGGATCACTAGTCTAGGGATATGGGAGCTGGGATGGAGTGCTGTGGAAGACCAGTGCCAAGTCTATGGATGGTGTGGAAATTTCGGCGTGTGCGTTTACAATGATACAGGTCCTTATTGCAAATGCCCATCTGCAGAGTTTGATCAGATAGATCCCAATGATGCCAGTAAGGGATGCAGGAGGCAGCAGGATATAGCACAGTGCCCTAATAACCATAGCATGCTTCAACTGGATCATACAAAATTCTTATCTTATCCCCCAGAGTCAGAATCATCAAATTCTGAGATATATTATTTCGGATATGCAGATTGTTGGCAGAACTGCCTCAAGGATCCGAACTGCACCGTATCTACAATCATGGCTGATGGTACAGGCACTTGCAGGGAGAAGTACAGCAACTTTACCAGTGCTTATCAATCAGTAAGCATTCCAGCCACTTCTTTTGTAAAGGTATGCGGTCGAGGGCAGCCTCTAATTCAAGCTCTTCCTCCAGTAAGTATTGTGAATGAGTCCAAGGTCCCTACCACAGGGATCCTGATATTAATTATCATTAATAGTTTTGTAATAAAGTTTTGTAATAGTTTTATTTCAAATTAG